The Haliscomenobacter hydrossis DSM 1100 genome has a window encoding:
- a CDS encoding TonB-dependent receptor — MRISLIQFSLAVTFSSIAMAHDIKGQDVLDQKITLELRDQSVKSVLQAIETLVDVRFMYSSSRISTNKKINVVARKEPLGDVLDKMLRPLQLTYQISGRQIVIKRGKQPPGSNDDRSSSGFELVPSELNAEILLPNTIAVTGEITDDQGSPILGATVQVKGTESGAVTDQEGKFTLQVADLNVILIVSYIGFETQEISLNGREFIKITLAVDTKSLSELVVVGYGVQKKINTTGAISSIGTKELIQSPVANISNSLVGRLPGLFATQSGGEPGNDGSKIRIRGVGTFSGNTDPLVLVDGIEVSNYNNIDPNEIESVTILKDASSTAVYGIRGANGVLIITTKRGKTGAPKISYTANQGFNSFTALRENMNSADYATHFNTALKADAYVTGAAYVPRYTPTDIELYANGQDPIFHPNSNWFDIMFRKVSTQAQHNLSISGGQKRVRYFISGGYYNQQGLFKDTRDIIDAFSPQSIFRRYNIRSNFNFDITSRLKMALDLSSQTEIRSGNNNSTTERVIGDIARTSSLETPGVVDGKIVNIFTGSRNNPYVSLLYPNAAGGVKRSYRNYLNGSMRFDYDLGLITKGLSANGFMAIQTYNDQQIINTKTLITYLAVRLPDGTINYVPSTTEAQFNFNQSGTYNRRITAQFGIDYKRTFGKHGVTALLLYNQQKTTDPSFAFLIPKGYQSYVGRATYDFGGRYLAEVNVGYNGTENFAPGKRFGLFPAYSLGWVLSQEAFFPTQELVSFLKIRGSYGEVGNDNIGGSRFLYRPTSYSMAGNIYYFGNVGATYAGFTGLREGATGNPDVTWERAVKQNLGVEIRMFKDKLSFTGDVFKENRSDILATPQTISNITGLSQPATNLGRMENKGYEADLTFTNNAGEFGYRISTNYSFARNKVLFRDEIPNQYAYQNRTGQRLGQNFGLIADGLYNSWEEVNDANRPVYQSVNNRVQPGDIRFRDVNGDGIINDFDQVPIGYSNIPEITYGISLGGNYKGFDLSVLFQGVGNVSLYYTRFQRTSGYGGAPPEGSPNYLIESWTQERFEAGLPINFPRFSVSTSPNNAGSSFFLADASYLRIKNVEIGYSANPKLLKKLGVSSCRLYANANNLFTWDKVYPGIDPENTSTGDTNTEPYPLVRTINFGLNVNF; from the coding sequence ATGAGAATAAGTTTGATACAATTCTCTTTGGCCGTAACTTTTTCCAGCATTGCCATGGCCCACGACATCAAAGGCCAGGATGTACTGGATCAAAAGATTACTTTGGAGTTGCGAGACCAGAGTGTAAAGTCTGTACTTCAAGCGATCGAAACCTTAGTCGATGTGCGTTTTATGTACAGTTCCAGTCGCATTTCTACCAATAAGAAGATCAATGTGGTGGCTCGAAAAGAGCCTTTGGGAGACGTATTGGATAAAATGCTGCGCCCTTTGCAGTTGACGTACCAAATCTCTGGTCGCCAAATTGTGATCAAACGGGGTAAACAGCCACCTGGTTCGAACGACGACCGCTCTTCGTCAGGGTTTGAGCTCGTTCCGAGTGAACTTAATGCCGAAATTTTATTGCCCAACACCATTGCCGTTACGGGAGAAATTACCGACGATCAAGGAAGTCCCATTTTGGGCGCTACCGTTCAGGTGAAAGGTACCGAAAGCGGCGCCGTGACCGATCAGGAGGGAAAATTTACCCTGCAAGTAGCCGACCTCAATGTGATACTGATCGTGTCTTATATTGGTTTTGAGACGCAAGAAATTAGCCTCAATGGCCGTGAATTCATCAAAATAACCCTGGCCGTAGACACCAAATCCTTGAGTGAACTGGTGGTAGTTGGCTACGGCGTTCAAAAAAAGATCAACACGACCGGAGCCATTTCTTCCATCGGTACCAAAGAACTCATTCAGTCGCCGGTTGCCAACATCAGCAACTCGCTGGTCGGCCGCTTGCCCGGTTTGTTTGCGACTCAATCCGGTGGTGAACCCGGCAACGATGGCTCCAAAATCAGGATCAGAGGTGTAGGTACTTTTTCGGGCAATACAGACCCTTTGGTACTGGTAGATGGCATCGAGGTATCGAATTACAACAACATTGATCCCAATGAAATTGAATCGGTTACGATCCTGAAAGACGCCTCGTCTACAGCCGTCTACGGCATCAGGGGTGCCAATGGGGTACTGATCATCACCACCAAACGGGGCAAAACCGGTGCACCAAAGATCAGTTATACCGCCAATCAGGGCTTCAATTCATTCACTGCACTGCGGGAAAATATGAATAGTGCGGATTATGCCACCCACTTTAATACAGCGCTAAAGGCTGATGCCTATGTTACTGGGGCGGCTTATGTTCCACGATACACGCCAACTGATATAGAACTGTACGCCAATGGTCAAGACCCCATTTTTCACCCGAACTCCAATTGGTTTGACATTATGTTTAGAAAGGTATCCACTCAAGCCCAACACAACCTCAGCATCAGTGGCGGGCAAAAAAGAGTGCGGTATTTTATTTCGGGGGGTTACTACAACCAGCAAGGTTTGTTCAAAGACACCAGAGACATCATCGACGCTTTTTCTCCACAGTCGATTTTTAGAAGATACAACATTCGCTCCAACTTTAATTTTGACATCACCTCGCGGTTAAAAATGGCGCTGGACTTGTCCTCTCAAACCGAAATCCGCTCCGGCAACAACAATTCGACTACCGAACGGGTCATTGGCGATATTGCCCGGACCAGTTCATTGGAAACACCTGGGGTGGTAGATGGCAAAATTGTGAACATTTTCACTGGTTCCAGAAACAATCCCTACGTGAGTTTGCTCTATCCAAACGCCGCGGGAGGGGTCAAACGGTCGTACCGCAATTACCTCAATGGGTCAATGCGCTTTGATTATGACCTTGGGCTGATCACCAAAGGTTTGTCGGCAAATGGATTTATGGCCATTCAAACCTATAACGATCAGCAAATCATCAATACCAAAACGCTGATCACCTATTTGGCCGTAAGGTTACCCGACGGCACGATCAATTACGTACCGAGCACCACCGAAGCACAGTTCAACTTTAACCAATCGGGGACTTACAATCGACGCATTACCGCCCAATTCGGGATCGACTACAAAAGAACTTTTGGCAAACACGGAGTTACAGCTTTGCTGCTGTACAACCAGCAAAAAACAACCGACCCTTCTTTTGCCTTTTTAATCCCCAAAGGTTATCAAAGTTATGTAGGCCGGGCCACTTATGATTTCGGTGGCCGCTATTTGGCAGAGGTAAATGTGGGGTACAATGGTACCGAAAATTTTGCGCCTGGCAAACGTTTTGGCTTGTTTCCGGCGTATTCCTTGGGCTGGGTTTTGTCGCAGGAAGCTTTTTTTCCTACGCAAGAACTGGTTTCCTTCCTGAAAATCAGGGGTTCATACGGCGAGGTTGGCAATGACAACATCGGGGGAAGCCGGTTTTTGTATCGACCCACCAGCTATTCTATGGCGGGTAACATTTATTATTTTGGCAATGTGGGGGCTACCTACGCAGGCTTCACCGGACTTCGGGAAGGCGCTACCGGCAACCCGGATGTGACCTGGGAACGCGCAGTCAAGCAAAACCTCGGGGTGGAAATTCGGATGTTCAAGGATAAGCTCAGTTTCACCGGGGATGTATTTAAAGAAAACCGCAGTGATATCCTGGCTACCCCTCAAACCATTTCCAACATCACCGGGCTATCACAACCTGCGACGAACCTGGGCAGAATGGAAAATAAAGGCTATGAAGCCGACCTTACTTTTACCAACAACGCTGGAGAGTTTGGCTACCGCATCTCTACCAACTACAGCTTCGCCCGCAACAAAGTGCTCTTCAGAGATGAAATACCGAACCAATACGCCTACCAAAACCGCACCGGACAACGCCTGGGACAAAATTTCGGCCTCATTGCCGATGGCCTTTACAATAGCTGGGAAGAAGTAAATGACGCCAATCGACCCGTTTACCAATCAGTAAACAACCGCGTACAACCTGGAGACATTAGATTCAGGGATGTCAATGGTGACGGGATCATCAATGATTTTGATCAGGTACCCATTGGTTATTCCAATATTCCCGAAATCACCTACGGCATTTCTCTGGGGGGCAACTACAAAGGTTTCGACCTCTCGGTTTTGTTTCAGGGCGTGGGGAATGTGTCTTTGTATTATACCCGCTTTCAAAGAACCTCCGGTTATGGTGGTGCCCCTCCCGAAGGATCCCCCAATTATTTAATCGAAAGCTGGACTCAGGAACGTTTCGAGGCCGGTTTACCCATCAACTTCCCCCGTTTTTCGGTGAGTACAAGTCCCAATAATGCGGGTTCCAGTTTTTTCCTGGCCGACGCCAGTTACCTGCGCATCAAAAACGTAGAAATAGGCTATTCAGCCAATCCGAAACTACTGAAGAAATTAGGGGTCAGTTCCTGCCGGCTTTACGCCAATGCCAATAACCTGTTTACCTGGGATAAAGTATATCCTGGAATTGACCCGGAAAACACCTCGACCGGAGATACCAATACCGAACCTTATCCCTTGGTGCGAACCATCAATTTCGGCCTCAATGTTAACTTCTAA
- a CDS encoding RNA polymerase sigma factor, whose amino-acid sequence MKTQENRKESALWEAFKKGDKDAFGCIYEQYVEALFTYGFYFAKDKALVEDAIHELFVELWRMRANLSDTTSIKYYLFRALQRKICHLMDQETVFSKFVDTANLGSDAEASIEESLIAQEQSEEYKQILSKGLVLLPQRQLQAVHLRFFDNLDTGEIAEIMGMNEQSVRNIISRALHKLRTSFSLFLFFWLFW is encoded by the coding sequence ATGAAAACGCAAGAAAACAGGAAGGAATCAGCGCTGTGGGAAGCTTTTAAAAAAGGAGACAAAGACGCATTTGGATGCATCTATGAGCAATATGTAGAGGCCTTGTTCACCTATGGGTTTTATTTTGCCAAAGACAAAGCTTTGGTGGAAGATGCCATCCATGAATTGTTTGTCGAACTGTGGCGGATGCGGGCTAATTTGAGTGACACAACCTCCATTAAATACTATCTATTCCGAGCTTTACAACGCAAAATTTGTCATTTAATGGATCAAGAAACGGTGTTTTCAAAATTTGTAGACACCGCTAATTTGGGCAGTGACGCTGAAGCTTCCATCGAAGAGAGTTTGATTGCGCAAGAACAATCCGAAGAATACAAACAAATTTTATCAAAGGGCTTGGTCTTATTGCCCCAACGCCAATTGCAGGCGGTTCATTTGCGCTTTTTCGACAATTTGGACACAGGTGAAATTGCCGAAATCATGGGGATGAATGAGCAATCGGTGCGCAACATCATCAGCAGGGCGCTGCACAAACTGCGGACCTCCTTTTCCCTATTCTTGTTCTTTTGGCTTTTTTGGTAA
- a CDS encoding RagB/SusD family nutrient uptake outer membrane protein: MKKIILIIPVILCLFIISACKKEFLDKAPGVDLTEDNVFLTKANLESFLATVYKYSMHSNFRYRDQGNIPFSQVNSTDCIHPSSSISDEGDASEAAFVNNNRWNEGLVLPSNIINVEDFRYFIRWIAMRQIALVINRIDEVPDADEAYKKQVVAEVKFLRALMYMEMLKRYGGVPIVDQMFEPGEAVNVPRSSFEDCVKFILKNLDEAIPNLPPIYSASQTGRATSVAALALKSEVLLYAASPQYNTATPILSMANPADNKLICYGNYDVNRWKLAADAAKEALDFALANGYGLIDEPNNRSPKELDNGTVGPLGNYRASWEIHNNKELILMFQGGQLAGGITNIGNAPLTFINPACFGSFWSGISVPLNFIRKYEDTLGQVVTWDVKGGPDLIAKYRSLDPRFKQTMAYTNSYYTARDPIAQIYNGGKDYVNCKGGLWLRKYIPRNATSGNFVMNDVLFRVNELYLNYAEALNEFSAAPPPEAYAAVNAIRSRSKMPNLPEGLSKEQFRERVRNEIAIELVADDHRFWDVKRWLIAENEGVMKGNFDGLRINRVGTAPNYTYSWEPYTFETRTFNRNMYLHPFPQSEVLKGNLIQNPGWQ, translated from the coding sequence ATGAAAAAAATTATACTCATCATTCCGGTCATACTCTGCTTGTTCATCATTTCTGCTTGTAAAAAGGAGTTTTTAGACAAAGCACCAGGTGTAGACCTTACCGAAGATAATGTATTCCTTACCAAAGCGAACCTAGAGAGTTTCCTCGCTACGGTATACAAGTACAGCATGCATTCCAACTTTCGTTACCGGGACCAGGGCAATATCCCTTTCTCTCAGGTAAACAGCACCGATTGCATTCATCCCAGTTCCAGCATTAGCGATGAAGGAGATGCATCTGAAGCTGCTTTTGTCAACAACAATCGCTGGAACGAGGGCTTGGTGCTTCCTTCAAACATCATCAATGTTGAAGACTTTCGCTACTTCATCCGCTGGATCGCCATGCGGCAAATTGCCCTGGTGATCAACAGAATAGATGAAGTTCCCGATGCCGATGAGGCCTACAAAAAGCAAGTTGTTGCCGAAGTCAAGTTTTTAAGGGCCTTGATGTACATGGAAATGCTCAAACGTTACGGGGGGGTACCAATTGTGGATCAAATGTTTGAACCCGGCGAAGCCGTGAATGTACCCCGTAGCTCATTTGAAGATTGTGTGAAGTTCATCCTCAAAAATCTGGATGAGGCGATCCCGAATCTACCTCCCATTTATTCTGCTTCCCAAACCGGCAGAGCAACCTCAGTAGCCGCGCTGGCCCTGAAATCGGAAGTATTGTTGTATGCGGCCAGTCCACAGTACAACACCGCCACCCCCATCTTGAGTATGGCCAACCCAGCCGACAACAAGTTGATTTGTTATGGCAATTACGACGTAAACCGCTGGAAATTGGCCGCCGATGCAGCCAAAGAAGCCCTGGATTTTGCCCTGGCCAATGGTTATGGGTTGATTGATGAACCCAATAATCGCAGTCCCAAAGAGCTGGACAATGGCACCGTGGGACCATTGGGCAATTACCGCGCATCCTGGGAGATACACAACAATAAAGAGCTGATCCTGATGTTCCAGGGCGGCCAATTGGCCGGTGGAATTACGAACATCGGAAACGCGCCCTTGACGTTTATTAACCCGGCCTGTTTTGGTTCTTTCTGGAGTGGGATCAGTGTTCCGCTTAACTTTATTCGGAAATATGAAGACACCTTGGGGCAGGTCGTCACTTGGGATGTTAAGGGTGGACCCGACTTGATTGCTAAATACCGCTCCCTCGATCCCCGCTTTAAACAAACCATGGCTTATACCAATAGCTACTATACAGCGCGGGACCCCATCGCGCAAATTTACAATGGAGGGAAAGATTACGTCAATTGTAAAGGTGGACTCTGGCTGCGGAAATACATCCCCCGCAACGCCACCAGCGGCAATTTTGTGATGAATGACGTATTGTTTCGGGTCAACGAACTTTACCTGAATTACGCAGAAGCTTTAAATGAATTCAGCGCAGCACCACCTCCTGAAGCCTATGCGGCGGTAAATGCCATCAGAAGCCGTTCGAAGATGCCCAATCTACCCGAAGGCCTCAGCAAAGAGCAATTCAGGGAACGGGTAAGAAATGAAATTGCCATTGAATTGGTCGCCGATGACCACCGCTTTTGGGACGTCAAACGTTGGTTGATTGCCGAAAACGAGGGGGTCATGAAAGGAAACTTTGATGGCCTGAGAATCAACCGGGTTGGTACAGCACCCAATTATACCTACAGCTGGGAGCCCTATACTTTTGAAACCAGAACCTTCAACCGCAACATGTATTTGCACCCCTTTCCACAAAGTGAAGTGCTGAAAGGTAATTTAATACAAAACCCGGGTTGGCAATAG
- a CDS encoding FecR family protein has translation MNPYTSTVINEPGVMNYKDYKVEDFLLDEAFIAWAKKADGDAFWQAFFQEHPTQKAIATQAKNMVVLAQEQIDQQQKERLKSRILHDLEPEQSNQEEPRSLYRTMAYWPAAAVVLLLVVGLAWFFAVRPSKLFGPATHQVYQDLVKQAEVPLVEVYNAEEQPKLVVLSDQSSVLLQKGSRLSYPKSFDGLARRELYLSGEAFFEVAKNPEKPFFVYANELVTKVLGTSFTVKAYENDKKVVVMVKTGKVTVYANKETRIKTTATANRSTDGVVLTPNQQIYYNRSDAQLLKALIQKPALQDLGSAQFLSFEFDDAPLSKVLQLLEQAYGVDIVYDEELLASCKLTASLADEPLFEKIKLICLSIDAEYEIIDAQIVLSSKGCM, from the coding sequence TTGAATCCGTACACCAGCACAGTTATCAATGAACCGGGCGTCATGAATTACAAAGACTATAAGGTTGAAGATTTTTTACTGGATGAAGCCTTCATAGCTTGGGCTAAAAAAGCGGATGGTGATGCCTTCTGGCAGGCTTTTTTTCAAGAGCACCCTACCCAAAAGGCCATTGCGACCCAAGCCAAAAATATGGTGGTATTGGCTCAGGAGCAAATCGATCAGCAACAAAAGGAAAGACTCAAATCTCGAATCCTCCATGATTTAGAACCTGAACAATCCAATCAAGAGGAGCCGCGGTCATTGTATCGCACGATGGCTTACTGGCCGGCAGCGGCAGTTGTATTGCTGCTTGTAGTTGGATTGGCCTGGTTTTTTGCCGTTCGTCCATCCAAGCTGTTTGGGCCAGCGACGCATCAAGTCTATCAAGATTTGGTGAAACAAGCGGAAGTACCGCTTGTAGAAGTATACAATGCGGAAGAGCAGCCGAAACTGGTCGTTCTGAGTGATCAAAGTTCGGTTTTATTGCAAAAAGGTAGCCGCTTGAGTTACCCTAAATCTTTTGATGGCTTAGCACGGAGAGAGCTTTATCTGTCTGGAGAGGCTTTTTTCGAGGTAGCCAAAAATCCGGAAAAGCCTTTTTTTGTATATGCCAATGAACTGGTCACCAAAGTATTGGGAACCAGCTTCACCGTCAAGGCTTATGAAAACGACAAAAAGGTAGTGGTGATGGTCAAAACGGGTAAGGTCACCGTTTATGCCAACAAAGAAACCCGCATCAAAACCACTGCAACGGCTAATCGCAGTACCGACGGGGTGGTGTTGACCCCCAATCAGCAAATCTATTACAATCGCTCCGATGCCCAATTACTCAAAGCGCTGATTCAAAAACCGGCCTTACAAGATTTGGGTTCTGCCCAATTTTTATCCTTTGAATTTGATGACGCTCCTTTGTCCAAGGTTTTGCAACTTTTGGAGCAGGCCTACGGTGTAGATATTGTTTATGATGAAGAACTTCTGGCTTCCTGTAAGCTTACCGCTTCTTTGGCGGATGAGCCCTTGTTTGAAAAAATAAAATTGATTTGCCTCAGTATAGATGCGGAATACGAAATAATCGACGCCCAAATTGTCCTTAGTTCAAAAGGATGTATGTGA